The Microbulbifer hydrolyticus genome has a segment encoding these proteins:
- a CDS encoding SO2930 family diheme c-type cytochrome, whose amino-acid sequence MRNLLSPRWLGGAVLALALAGCDASRESVTLHERDAVPDNLSQWHVVEALDGTLSLNDRVTPYDLNTALFTDYAHKLRTVWMPEGTSAAYGEEDFEYPVGTIISKTFYYPLAEDGSVRRTDDYSQDFAGNGLNLSKVKLIETRMLVKRVDGWQALPYVWNEAQTDAVLEIAGDAKRLQMVSDDGSSTGFTYVVPDFNQCSGCHADNHTKKAVRPIGPRARHLNKSYAYESGGENQLIYWQQMGYLSGLPDLTEVPHNVNFKDATASLEERARSYLDINCGHCHNPSGAADTSGLMLYSAEQDMRKLGVCKPPVAAGTGSGDRRFAIVPGSPDESILNFRVESTDPGAMMPELGRSLTHEEGTELLKDWIASLPGNCS is encoded by the coding sequence ATGCGTAATCTGCTGTCGCCCCGCTGGTTAGGGGGCGCGGTGCTGGCCTTGGCGCTCGCGGGGTGCGATGCATCCCGCGAGTCGGTCACACTGCATGAAAGAGATGCTGTACCCGATAATCTGAGCCAGTGGCATGTGGTTGAAGCCTTAGACGGTACGCTGTCACTGAATGACCGGGTAACCCCCTATGACCTGAATACCGCGCTGTTTACGGATTACGCACACAAACTGCGCACCGTATGGATGCCGGAAGGGACCAGTGCCGCTTACGGGGAAGAAGACTTTGAGTATCCCGTGGGCACGATCATCAGCAAGACGTTTTACTACCCGCTTGCCGAAGATGGCTCCGTGCGACGCACTGACGATTATTCACAGGACTTTGCTGGTAATGGGCTGAACCTGAGCAAGGTCAAGCTGATCGAGACCCGCATGCTGGTCAAGCGCGTGGACGGTTGGCAGGCGCTGCCCTACGTTTGGAATGAAGCGCAAACCGATGCGGTATTGGAAATCGCCGGTGATGCAAAGCGCTTGCAAATGGTGAGTGATGACGGCAGTAGCACAGGGTTTACTTACGTTGTGCCGGACTTCAACCAGTGTTCCGGTTGCCATGCGGACAACCACACCAAAAAGGCCGTGCGCCCAATCGGACCTCGAGCGCGTCACCTGAATAAAAGCTATGCCTATGAAAGCGGCGGTGAAAACCAGCTGATTTACTGGCAGCAGATGGGCTACCTGAGTGGCCTGCCGGATCTGACGGAAGTCCCTCACAATGTGAACTTCAAGGACGCCACGGCTTCCCTGGAAGAGCGAGCACGTTCTTATCTGGATATCAATTGCGGCCACTGCCATAACCCCAGTGGAGCGGCGGATACCTCGGGGCTGATGCTGTATAGCGCGGAGCAGGACATGCGCAAACTGGGCGTATGCAAGCCGCCCGTTGCTGCGGGTACTGGCTCAGGCGATCGTCGGTTTGCCATCGTGCCGGGAAGCCCTGACGAGTCGATCCTGAATTTCCGTGTAGAGTCTACCGATCCAGGGGCGATGATGCCGGAGCTTGGACGCAGCCTGACGCATGAAGAGGGAACCGAGTTACTGAAGGACTGGATTGCTTCCCTGCCGGGTAACTGCAGCTGA
- a CDS encoding transporter substrate-binding domain-containing protein gives MELPSPRRLLLCLTLLLFVTTTACQGDTHSSPAAEQDKANSPEPVKTAPAPASPPEPKRQPDKNSDDVEEQPAMRPAGKKDLRPEAEWMPETSGEYPINAFDNYVEKGDLEDIRKHGKLRILVDISNTDSLHRSATQQDIELNQAKRMAEQLGLEPVVLYAENFDQLIPLLEEGKGDIISNNLVVTKEREQEVSLSIPTANTHFILVSRDDVEPVTAVSDLKGKSLEVTKGTAYEQLVREYAKKHPDLDFTVSEKNYVELLIDVAEGKLDFTVVEEQTFDLVSQFKDNLKKNHIFPEEKQLAWAMRKNAKELTSAVDDFVRSHKLTRTTERSVADLDEIKKRGYIRILTRNHPGTYYMWKGRVMGYEFELAEAFAKQLKLRLEIIVAPTHEDLLTMINKGDADIAAALLSITERRDTHGVDFGRPYMKEKVVVVGRDDDKIDSVQDLAGRKIYVRKSSSQYDVALKLKKEVPEVIIELAPEELNIQQILDRVADKEYDLAIADDVSVKLEHAWRKNIDELIDLHEDDNVYAWMVREGNPELLQAVNKFFDKKSTKKLSKVLYTKYFVSPKRTRAEITKVNRNGAISPYDKIVKKYSDEYDFDWRLVVAQMFQESTFNPKAKSWVGARGLMQVMPDTGKQVGEKNLFDPETSVRAGLKYLEWLHRKFEDKGISPENMMWFTLASYNAGLGHVYDAQDLAEEKGWDRRVWFDNVEKAMLLLSEKKYYEKARYGYARGQEPYDYVRKIQARYRTYVALLEDYKRRNSSETGRILDHFYPEFLRTARLHAAGEVPANS, from the coding sequence ATGGAACTGCCCTCCCCCCGCAGGCTATTGCTCTGTCTTACATTGCTCCTATTTGTGACAACAACCGCCTGCCAGGGCGACACCCATTCGAGCCCCGCAGCCGAGCAGGACAAAGCCAACAGTCCTGAGCCAGTCAAGACCGCGCCTGCGCCTGCATCGCCGCCCGAACCCAAGCGACAGCCAGACAAAAACAGTGACGATGTGGAAGAGCAACCTGCCATGCGACCGGCGGGCAAAAAGGACCTCAGGCCCGAGGCAGAATGGATGCCGGAAACCAGTGGCGAGTACCCGATCAATGCCTTCGACAACTATGTCGAAAAAGGTGACCTTGAGGATATCCGCAAGCACGGCAAGCTGCGCATCCTGGTGGACATCTCCAATACGGATTCATTGCACCGCTCGGCAACTCAACAGGATATCGAGCTGAACCAGGCCAAGCGGATGGCCGAGCAGCTGGGGCTGGAGCCTGTCGTTCTGTACGCAGAGAACTTCGACCAGCTCATACCGTTACTGGAGGAAGGCAAGGGCGACATCATTTCCAACAACCTGGTCGTGACCAAAGAGCGCGAACAGGAAGTAAGTCTCTCGATTCCGACTGCAAACACGCACTTCATTCTGGTTTCCAGAGATGACGTCGAGCCTGTCACCGCAGTATCCGACCTGAAAGGGAAATCTCTGGAAGTCACCAAAGGCACGGCCTACGAACAACTGGTGCGAGAGTACGCCAAGAAACACCCCGACCTGGATTTCACGGTTTCGGAGAAAAACTACGTGGAATTACTGATTGACGTAGCCGAGGGGAAACTGGACTTCACGGTAGTGGAGGAACAAACATTTGACCTGGTATCCCAGTTTAAAGACAACCTTAAGAAAAACCATATCTTCCCCGAAGAAAAGCAGCTTGCCTGGGCAATGCGCAAGAATGCCAAGGAGCTGACCAGTGCTGTCGATGATTTCGTGCGCAGTCACAAACTCACAAGAACAACGGAGCGGTCGGTAGCCGACCTGGATGAAATCAAAAAGCGCGGTTACATACGTATCCTTACCCGGAATCATCCAGGAACCTATTACATGTGGAAAGGGCGTGTAATGGGTTATGAGTTTGAACTGGCCGAAGCATTCGCCAAGCAGTTGAAGTTGAGGCTGGAAATCATTGTCGCTCCCACCCACGAAGATCTGCTTACCATGATCAATAAAGGTGATGCGGATATCGCTGCGGCCCTGCTCTCGATTACAGAGCGTCGCGACACACACGGCGTGGACTTCGGCCGACCTTACATGAAAGAAAAGGTGGTGGTTGTCGGCAGGGATGACGACAAGATTGACAGCGTTCAGGATCTTGCGGGTCGTAAAATCTACGTACGCAAGTCGAGCAGCCAGTATGACGTGGCGCTCAAGCTCAAGAAGGAAGTTCCCGAAGTAATCATCGAGCTAGCGCCGGAAGAGCTGAACATCCAGCAGATTCTCGATCGCGTAGCCGACAAGGAATACGACCTGGCGATCGCCGATGATGTATCCGTCAAGCTTGAACATGCGTGGCGAAAAAATATTGATGAGCTCATCGACCTGCACGAAGATGACAACGTCTACGCATGGATGGTCCGGGAGGGAAATCCGGAACTTTTACAAGCCGTGAACAAGTTTTTCGACAAGAAGAGCACCAAGAAGCTTAGCAAGGTTCTCTATACAAAGTATTTCGTTTCCCCCAAGCGTACCAGGGCCGAAATCACCAAGGTTAACAGGAATGGTGCCATATCCCCCTACGACAAAATAGTAAAGAAATACTCGGACGAATACGATTTCGACTGGCGTCTTGTAGTTGCCCAGATGTTCCAGGAAAGCACTTTCAACCCCAAAGCCAAGTCCTGGGTGGGTGCTCGCGGCCTTATGCAGGTGATGCCGGACACCGGAAAGCAAGTGGGTGAGAAAAACCTGTTCGATCCGGAAACCAGTGTACGTGCCGGATTGAAGTACCTGGAGTGGCTGCACCGGAAATTTGAAGACAAGGGTATCAGCCCAGAAAATATGATGTGGTTTACCCTCGCGTCCTATAATGCGGGTCTCGGTCATGTTTACGACGCGCAGGACCTGGCGGAAGAAAAGGGCTGGGACAGACGGGTATGGTTCGACAACGTAGAGAAAGCGATGCTGCTGTTGTCAGAGAAAAAATATTATGAAAAAGCCCGCTACGGCTATGCGCGGGGCCAGGAGCCCTATGACTATGTTCGCAAGATTCAGGCCCGCTATCGAACCTATGTAGCATTACTCGAAGACTACAAGCGCCGCAACAGCAGTGAAACCGGGCGAATTCTGGACCACTTCTACCCGGAGTTTCTACGTACCGCGCGCCTGCATGCGGCAGGGGAAGTTCCTGCAAATAGCTGA
- a CDS encoding TetR/AcrR family transcriptional regulator — MTLDNGKSELVYHGRKAQRADSRQRRKAILEATLRLIVKEGIRGIRHRAVAREATVPLAATTYYFKDLNDLISDAFTYFVEQNIDQTRSLQEESFAAARQLTPEQLAAPAGRRQLIQQLTRFVLSHIRAQASNRDHRVIELAFKNEALRNEQLTRAVRMAYQATENMIVEFFELLRLADPVAAAQIVHGTILNLEFQVLSGAVSVDSPLLERTVSMLMKGLIPATVDAASPEPSGQTFGS; from the coding sequence ATGACCTTAGACAATGGAAAGTCTGAACTGGTTTATCACGGGCGCAAAGCCCAGCGCGCTGACAGCCGTCAACGCCGCAAAGCCATTCTCGAAGCGACCCTGCGTCTGATCGTCAAGGAAGGGATTCGCGGTATTCGCCACCGCGCAGTCGCCCGAGAAGCGACTGTCCCACTTGCGGCGACCACCTACTATTTTAAGGACCTGAACGACCTGATCAGCGACGCGTTTACTTATTTTGTCGAACAGAACATCGACCAGACCCGAAGCCTTCAGGAAGAAAGTTTTGCCGCTGCCCGGCAACTCACTCCAGAGCAACTCGCCGCCCCTGCAGGTCGCCGCCAGCTGATTCAGCAACTGACCCGCTTTGTGCTCTCACACATTCGCGCACAAGCCAGCAATCGTGACCACCGCGTCATAGAGCTGGCCTTCAAAAATGAAGCGCTGCGCAATGAGCAACTTACCCGCGCCGTACGCATGGCCTACCAGGCCACGGAAAACATGATCGTGGAATTTTTTGAACTATTGCGCCTCGCAGATCCGGTCGCTGCCGCGCAAATTGTCCACGGCACTATCCTCAATCTCGAGTTCCAGGTGCTGAGTGGTGCAGTGTCGGTCGACTCGCCTCTGCTCGAACGCACTGTCTCCATGCTCATGAAAGGGCTTATCCCTGCGACCGTCGACGCCGCCAGCCCAGAACCGTCAGGCCAGACGTTCGGCTCCTAG
- a CDS encoding electron transport complex subunit E — protein sequence MATPSYSEITHNGLWKNNAALVQLLGLCPLLAVTGSVVNAIGLGLATTAVLACSNLAVSLVRHQMPETVRLPASVMIIATFVTCAELLMKAFTYELYLVLGIFIPLIVTNCAILGRADAFASKNPVLPSLVDGLMMGAGFSAVLIVIGAVREVIGRGTLFSDMDLLLGPVAANWTLPVLGQDYSGFLVAVLPPGAFLVAGLLIAAKNAIDAGVERRRNADVSVVSGSKRVRTTGKIQ from the coding sequence ATGGCCACGCCAAGTTACAGTGAAATCACCCACAACGGCCTGTGGAAAAATAATGCGGCGCTGGTGCAGCTGCTGGGCCTGTGTCCACTGCTGGCCGTGACCGGCTCGGTCGTCAATGCCATCGGCCTCGGCCTCGCCACCACCGCGGTACTGGCCTGTTCCAATCTGGCGGTCTCGCTGGTGCGGCACCAGATGCCGGAGACGGTACGCCTGCCGGCCTCGGTGATGATCATTGCCACCTTCGTAACCTGCGCCGAACTGCTGATGAAAGCGTTTACCTACGAGCTGTACCTGGTGCTCGGTATTTTTATCCCGCTGATAGTAACCAACTGCGCGATCCTGGGGCGGGCGGATGCCTTTGCCAGCAAAAACCCGGTACTGCCTTCACTGGTTGACGGACTGATGATGGGCGCAGGCTTCAGTGCAGTGCTGATCGTCATCGGTGCGGTGCGGGAAGTCATTGGCCGCGGCACACTGTTCAGCGATATGGACCTGCTGCTCGGCCCGGTGGCTGCAAACTGGACATTGCCAGTACTGGGCCAGGACTACTCGGGCTTCCTCGTCGCGGTACTTCCTCCCGGTGCCTTTCTGGTGGCCGGGCTGTTGATCGCGGCGAAGAATGCCATTGACGCAGGGGTCGAGCGCCGCCGCAATGCAGATGTCAGTGTTGTCAGTGGTAGTAAGCGCGTGCGTACCACCGGAAAAATACAATAG
- the rsxG gene encoding electron transport complex subunit RsxG: MLKRSIGSNAAILALFALVTAGTLAITQITTREPIERAIREAAAKALLEIIPIERHSNDLLVDTYPIPKQYWAMLGLKQGGNINLAREGDGAINAVIIPTVAPNGYSGPIRMLVGVNRDGSVAGVRVTSHSETPGLGDKVEVKKSDWILSFNGKSLQNPARDLWKVEKDGGAFDQFTGATITPRAVVNQVRTVLDFVAEHQQEIFSAPVSKRAVEVEHPDNKQPQQNDGERN; encoded by the coding sequence ATGCTGAAACGCTCCATCGGTAGCAACGCGGCCATACTCGCCCTGTTTGCGCTGGTTACCGCCGGCACCCTCGCGATCACCCAGATCACCACTCGCGAACCCATCGAGCGCGCGATCCGCGAGGCCGCGGCCAAGGCGCTGCTGGAAATCATTCCCATCGAACGTCACAGCAACGACCTGCTGGTGGACACCTACCCGATCCCGAAGCAGTACTGGGCCATGCTGGGACTGAAACAGGGTGGAAATATCAATCTTGCACGGGAGGGCGACGGCGCCATCAATGCGGTGATCATCCCCACCGTGGCGCCGAATGGCTACTCCGGGCCTATCCGGATGCTCGTGGGCGTCAACCGCGACGGCTCCGTGGCCGGTGTGCGCGTCACCAGCCATTCCGAAACTCCGGGCCTTGGCGACAAGGTAGAAGTAAAGAAAAGCGACTGGATACTGTCGTTCAACGGCAAGTCCCTCCAGAATCCGGCCCGCGACCTGTGGAAGGTGGAGAAGGATGGCGGTGCGTTTGACCAGTTCACCGGTGCCACCATCACTCCGCGAGCGGTCGTCAATCAGGTGCGCACCGTGCTGGACTTCGTCGCCGAGCACCAACAGGAAATTTTCAGCGCGCCGGTGTCCAAGCGCGCGGTAGAAGTAGAACATCCCGATAACAAGCAGCCGCAGCAGAATGACGGGGAGCGCAACTGA
- the rsxD gene encoding electron transport complex subunit RsxD has protein sequence MSLMRVTSPHAHSGQSTSKVMLQVVAATVPGVLALVIFFGPGVLINIALCAFTALATEAAVMKLRDRPVGFYLKDYSALVTALLLGIALPPYCPWWIPVIGSVSAILLAKQLYGGMGYNPFNPAMVGYVVLLISFPVEMTRWVAPAELIYGTPGLDESFALIFGNMNVDGFTRATPLEIVRHNQSTILAQLYEMEPIFNKGTVAGVGWEMANFGFLLGGLFLLFRRLITWHAPVAMLVTMALLSVVFYDGGSSLSEGSPLLHLFSGATMLGAFFIVTDPVSGCTSNKGRLVFGAGVGLLVFVIRAWGAYPDGVAFAVLLMNFAAPFIDNYTLPRTYGHKAARKATDLEEQ, from the coding sequence ATGTCCCTGATGCGAGTCACCTCTCCCCACGCCCACTCCGGCCAGAGCACCTCCAAGGTCATGCTGCAGGTCGTAGCGGCGACCGTCCCCGGCGTTCTGGCGCTGGTGATTTTTTTCGGTCCCGGCGTACTCATCAACATCGCGCTGTGTGCGTTCACGGCACTGGCCACCGAGGCCGCCGTGATGAAACTGCGTGACCGCCCGGTAGGCTTTTACCTGAAAGACTACAGCGCGCTGGTCACCGCGTTACTGCTGGGCATCGCCCTGCCGCCCTACTGCCCGTGGTGGATCCCGGTTATCGGCAGTGTCAGCGCGATCCTGCTCGCCAAACAGCTTTACGGCGGTATGGGCTACAACCCGTTCAACCCGGCGATGGTGGGCTATGTGGTGCTGCTGATCAGCTTCCCGGTAGAGATGACCCGCTGGGTGGCGCCGGCGGAACTGATTTACGGTACCCCGGGACTGGATGAAAGCTTTGCCCTGATCTTCGGCAATATGAACGTCGACGGATTCACCCGCGCCACACCGTTGGAAATCGTGCGTCACAACCAGTCCACCATCCTCGCCCAGCTGTACGAGATGGAACCGATCTTCAACAAGGGCACCGTCGCCGGCGTCGGCTGGGAGATGGCCAACTTCGGCTTCCTGCTCGGGGGGTTGTTCCTGCTGTTCCGCCGCCTGATTACCTGGCACGCACCAGTGGCCATGCTCGTGACCATGGCATTGCTGTCGGTAGTGTTCTACGACGGTGGCAGCTCCCTGAGTGAGGGCTCACCGCTGCTACACCTGTTCTCCGGCGCGACCATGCTCGGGGCCTTTTTCATTGTTACTGACCCGGTGAGTGGCTGTACCAGCAACAAGGGACGACTCGTGTTTGGTGCCGGGGTCGGCTTGCTGGTGTTCGTGATCCGTGCCTGGGGCGCCTACCCCGACGGGGTGGCCTTTGCCGTGCTACTGATGAACTTTGCGGCGCCGTTCATCGACAACTACACCCTGCCGCGCACCTATGGCCACAAGGCCGCGCGCAAGGCTACGGACCTGGAGGAACAGTAA
- the rsxC gene encoding electron transport complex subunit RsxC yields MSQVDERTSHRQTADERRAAREAHLIASEKARDLSRELKVNDFHGGVHPPENKHQSTGEPIGTIPLAKDLIVPLNQHIGGTAIPLVKLGDLVKKGQKIAEADGLVSCPVHAPSSGKVVAIEPMPVAHPSGMSADCIQIHTDGRDEWCALTPLEDYASRDIDDVLEKIRDCGIAGMGGAGFPTAVKLNPRGGATIDTLIINGTECEPYITADDMLMREHASEIIGGVEILAHLLDQPERVLIGIEDNKPEAIKAMKAAAKDTRFHVVVFPTKYPSGGEKQLIEILTGREVPNEGLPANVGIVCQNVGTARAVFRAITLGEPLISRVTTVVGESLGRQRNIEVPLGTPIRHILKQHDVDHKLLQRIVIGGPMMGYTIEDDSAPVVKTTNCILAPSKDELPAPPPAQACIRCGLCAEVCPASLLPQQLYWYARAEDREKLQAYNLFDCIECGACSYVCPSSIPLVQYYRAAKGDIREARAEKEKADRARERFEYRKLRLEKAEREKEAKRLARKKAAEEARKKREQEADSPEATAARQESDVVAAALARVKAKQATPEQQLARAQRTLTSAEHRVERMQKKLAEADDAQKAQLEAQLKTAELKLQEARDKLAEAEKQSAKQAGQTEATPPSASEAESTPSITDDKLTVAGASSSAAGAAIEKAKAAAAARAGMSAEEKLASEIEALKKRVEKAEARLAKARSEDDPNTDAFATALEKMQGKLKEKLAAQQSSGE; encoded by the coding sequence ATGAGCCAAGTAGACGAACGCACCAGCCACCGCCAGACCGCCGATGAACGCCGCGCCGCCCGCGAGGCCCACCTGATCGCCAGCGAGAAGGCCCGGGACCTGTCGCGCGAGCTCAAGGTCAACGACTTTCATGGCGGGGTTCACCCGCCGGAAAACAAACACCAGTCCACCGGCGAGCCCATCGGCACCATTCCTCTGGCGAAAGACCTGATCGTACCGCTCAACCAGCATATCGGCGGCACCGCCATACCGCTGGTAAAGCTGGGGGACCTGGTCAAGAAGGGCCAGAAGATCGCCGAGGCAGACGGCCTGGTGAGCTGCCCGGTACACGCGCCCTCTTCCGGCAAGGTTGTGGCTATCGAGCCCATGCCCGTCGCCCATCCCTCCGGTATGTCGGCGGACTGTATCCAGATTCACACTGATGGCCGTGACGAGTGGTGTGCGCTCACTCCGCTGGAGGATTACGCGAGCCGGGACATCGATGACGTACTGGAAAAAATCCGCGACTGCGGCATTGCCGGTATGGGCGGAGCGGGCTTCCCCACTGCGGTGAAGCTGAACCCCCGCGGCGGCGCCACCATCGACACCCTGATCATCAACGGCACCGAGTGCGAGCCGTACATCACCGCTGACGATATGCTGATGCGTGAGCACGCCAGCGAAATCATCGGCGGAGTGGAAATACTCGCTCACCTGCTGGACCAGCCAGAGCGGGTTCTGATCGGTATCGAAGACAACAAGCCGGAAGCCATCAAGGCGATGAAAGCGGCGGCCAAAGATACCCGCTTTCATGTGGTGGTATTCCCGACCAAGTACCCCTCCGGCGGCGAAAAGCAGCTGATCGAGATACTCACCGGACGCGAGGTCCCCAATGAAGGCCTGCCGGCCAATGTCGGTATCGTCTGTCAGAACGTGGGCACTGCGCGTGCCGTGTTCCGCGCGATTACCCTGGGGGAGCCACTGATCAGCCGTGTCACCACAGTGGTTGGGGAATCCCTCGGGCGCCAGCGCAATATCGAAGTGCCGCTCGGCACCCCCATTCGCCATATCCTCAAGCAGCACGATGTGGACCACAAACTGCTGCAGCGAATCGTTATCGGCGGCCCGATGATGGGTTACACCATCGAGGACGACAGCGCACCGGTGGTGAAAACCACCAACTGTATCCTCGCCCCCAGTAAAGATGAGTTACCTGCGCCACCGCCGGCCCAGGCCTGCATCCGCTGTGGGCTGTGCGCCGAGGTCTGCCCCGCCAGCCTGCTGCCACAACAGCTCTATTGGTATGCGCGCGCGGAAGACCGCGAAAAGCTCCAGGCCTATAACCTGTTCGACTGTATCGAGTGCGGTGCCTGCTCTTATGTATGCCCCTCCAGCATCCCGCTGGTGCAGTACTACCGCGCCGCCAAGGGCGATATCCGCGAAGCCCGCGCCGAAAAAGAAAAGGCGGATCGTGCGCGCGAACGTTTCGAGTACCGCAAGCTGCGCCTGGAAAAAGCCGAGCGCGAGAAAGAGGCGAAGCGGCTGGCGCGCAAGAAAGCGGCCGAAGAGGCACGCAAGAAGCGGGAACAGGAAGCCGACAGTCCGGAAGCCACGGCAGCAAGGCAGGAGTCGGACGTCGTCGCCGCTGCACTGGCGCGGGTGAAAGCCAAACAGGCAACACCGGAGCAGCAGCTGGCACGCGCCCAGCGCACGCTAACCAGCGCCGAGCACCGCGTGGAGCGGATGCAGAAAAAGCTCGCCGAGGCGGACGACGCACAGAAAGCACAATTGGAAGCGCAGCTCAAAACGGCAGAGCTGAAATTACAGGAAGCACGCGACAAGCTGGCAGAAGCCGAAAAACAGTCGGCGAAGCAGGCTGGTCAGACTGAGGCCACCCCGCCCAGCGCGAGCGAAGCCGAGAGTACACCCTCGATTACTGACGACAAGCTGACCGTCGCCGGCGCCTCATCGTCTGCCGCCGGCGCCGCGATTGAAAAAGCCAAGGCCGCAGCCGCGGCCCGTGCAGGCATGAGTGCGGAAGAAAAACTGGCGAGCGAGATCGAGGCTTTGAAAAAACGGGTCGAGAAAGCCGAAGCACGCCTCGCCAAGGCACGCAGCGAAGATGACCCCAATACCGACGCGTTTGCAACCGCACTGGAAAAAATGCAGGGCAAGCTGAAGGAAAAACTGGCCGCCCAGCAGAGCTCCGGCGAATAA
- the rsxB gene encoding electron transport complex subunit RsxB: protein MEWLSEVSTPLLILGGMALVFGALLGFAAVRFKVEGDPIVDQIDAILPQTQCGQCGHPGCRPYAQAIADGEAINKCPPGGQATINELANLLDVEAVPLDAEHGVEDVKKVAFIREAECIGCTKCIQACPVDAIVGAAKQMHTVIVDECTGCDLCVEPCPVDCIDMVPLETSLQQWHPNKPSDGVQLIASDRPDLHADDRSAA, encoded by the coding sequence ATGGAATGGCTGTCTGAAGTATCCACACCGCTACTGATCCTTGGTGGTATGGCCCTGGTATTCGGCGCCCTGCTGGGCTTCGCTGCGGTCCGCTTCAAAGTGGAGGGAGACCCTATTGTCGACCAGATCGACGCCATACTGCCCCAGACCCAGTGTGGGCAGTGCGGGCATCCGGGCTGCCGCCCCTATGCCCAGGCCATCGCCGATGGCGAAGCCATCAACAAGTGCCCCCCCGGCGGCCAGGCCACCATCAACGAGCTGGCCAACCTGCTGGATGTGGAGGCAGTGCCGCTGGATGCGGAGCACGGCGTGGAAGATGTCAAGAAAGTGGCATTTATCCGCGAGGCAGAGTGCATCGGCTGTACCAAGTGTATCCAGGCCTGTCCGGTAGATGCGATTGTCGGCGCCGCCAAGCAGATGCATACGGTGATTGTGGACGAATGCACCGGCTGCGACCTGTGTGTGGAGCCCTGCCCGGTAGACTGTATCGACATGGTGCCACTGGAGACCTCCCTGCAGCAATGGCACCCGAACAAGCCCAGCGACGGAGTTCAATTGATCGCCAGCGACCGCCCCGATCTGCACGCCGACGACCGGAGTGCCGCATGA
- the rsxA gene encoding electron transport complex subunit RsxA: protein MTEFTVILLSTILVNNYVLVQFLGLCPFMGVSNKLETAVGMAGATTFVLTLAAICSYLVNTYLLEPFGMEYLRTISFILVIAVVVQFARMFIEKTSPLLHRVLGVFLPLITTNCAVLGVALQNTLKANNFVQSTLYGFGAAVGFSLVLILFSAMRERLAVADVPKPFKGAAIGMMTAGLMSLAFMGFSGLV, encoded by the coding sequence ATGACCGAATTTACCGTCATCCTGCTCTCCACCATTCTGGTGAACAACTATGTGCTGGTGCAGTTCCTTGGCCTGTGCCCGTTTATGGGCGTTTCCAACAAACTGGAGACCGCTGTCGGCATGGCCGGCGCCACTACCTTTGTGCTGACTCTGGCGGCCATCTGCTCCTACCTGGTGAATACTTACCTGCTTGAGCCGTTCGGCATGGAGTATCTGCGCACCATATCCTTCATTCTGGTGATTGCAGTGGTGGTGCAGTTTGCGCGCATGTTTATCGAAAAAACCAGCCCGCTACTGCACCGGGTGCTGGGGGTCTTCCTTCCTCTTATTACCACCAACTGTGCGGTGCTGGGCGTGGCGTTGCAGAACACCCTGAAAGCAAATAATTTCGTGCAATCCACCCTGTATGGCTTCGGTGCCGCAGTGGGTTTTTCCCTGGTGCTGATCCTGTTTTCCGCCATGCGTGAGCGGCTGGCAGTGGCGGACGTACCCAAACCATTCAAGGGTGCGGCCATCGGCATGATGACCGCTGGACTGATGTCGCTGGCTTTTATGGGCTTCAGCGGACTGGTGTAA
- a CDS encoding transglutaminase-like domain-containing protein — protein MKEYLLTSPTIDWEHPLILEMAKELACRSGARFGTARNCFEFVRDEIRHSVDFELGPVTCRASDVLETGTGFCFSKSHLLAALLRANGIPAGFRYQRLLLDAAEGRYCLHGLNSIYLDAYGWFRIDARGNKPGITAEFIPPQERLAYTPSAEGEWDLPENYPEPLPQVLALLNDHDTLAAVQQHLPDV, from the coding sequence ATGAAAGAGTATTTACTGACTTCGCCCACCATCGACTGGGAGCATCCGCTGATATTGGAAATGGCGAAAGAACTGGCCTGCCGCTCCGGGGCGCGTTTCGGCACCGCCCGCAATTGTTTCGAGTTTGTGCGCGATGAGATTCGCCACAGCGTGGACTTCGAGCTGGGTCCAGTGACATGCCGGGCATCGGACGTGCTGGAGACCGGTACCGGGTTCTGTTTCTCCAAAAGCCACCTGCTGGCGGCCCTGTTGCGTGCCAACGGCATCCCCGCAGGTTTCCGCTATCAGCGCCTGCTGCTGGATGCAGCCGAGGGCCGCTATTGCCTGCACGGCCTGAACAGTATTTACCTGGACGCCTATGGCTGGTTTCGTATCGATGCCCGCGGCAACAAGCCGGGAATCACCGCCGAATTTATTCCCCCACAGGAACGGCTCGCCTATACCCCTTCAGCGGAAGGGGAGTGGGATCTGCCGGAAAACTACCCAGAGCCCCTGCCCCAGGTATTGGCGCTGCTCAACGATCACGACACCCTTGCCGCCGTACAGCAACATTTACCCGACGTTTGA